The following coding sequences lie in one Fusobacterium sp. FSA-380-WT-3A genomic window:
- a CDS encoding MurR/RpiR family transcriptional regulator, with protein MEKNIINEIMRVKDVLPKKQRMLCDFIVLKYTEVGMMTVAELAEASGVGTTTVMRLMKLLHYENYSDFKHDVLDYSLKNKTTSYSNIKEGFKNIVNSSNTDILTKTCYEAIHTIENFITPKNVEEISKAVELMINSQNINVLGLRSSKAVALYFEYIVERFYPKVRQLSNESEFLFDKALRAKQEDVLVVFSIWPCTKRTIEIAGIFKERNVPIILITNTTLNPIARYADVVIDTNSVNSTLVNLPSMFIVESIANELGKVIVDEATENIKTLEKNLDTYDVFMWDAKA; from the coding sequence ATGGAAAAAAATATAATAAATGAAATAATGAGGGTAAAAGATGTTTTACCTAAAAAACAAAGAATGTTATGTGATTTTATAGTTCTAAAATACACAGAAGTTGGAATGATGACAGTAGCTGAATTAGCAGAAGCTTCTGGAGTAGGAACAACAACTGTAATGCGTCTAATGAAGTTGCTACATTATGAAAATTATAGTGATTTTAAACATGATGTATTAGATTATTCTTTAAAAAATAAAACAACCTCTTATAGTAATATAAAGGAAGGATTTAAAAATATAGTAAATAGTTCTAATACTGATATACTTACAAAAACTTGCTACGAAGCCATTCATACTATAGAAAATTTTATTACTCCTAAAAATGTTGAAGAAATATCTAAAGCTGTAGAATTAATGATTAATAGTCAAAATATAAATGTATTAGGCTTACGTTCCTCTAAAGCTGTAGCTCTATACTTTGAGTATATAGTTGAAAGATTTTATCCTAAAGTTCGTCAATTAAGTAATGAGAGTGAATTTTTATTTGATAAAGCTTTAAGAGCAAAGCAAGAAGATGTTTTAGTTGTATTTTCTATATGGCCATGTACAAAAAGAACTATTGAAATAGCTGGTATTTTTAAAGAAAGAAATGTTCCTATAATATTAATAACTAATACAACTTTAAATCCTATAGCTAGGTATGCAGATGTTGTTATAGATACAAATTCTGTCAATAGTACATTAGTAAATTTGCCTTCAATGTTTATTGTTGAGTCCATAGCTAATGAATTGGGAAAAGTTATAGTTGATGAAGCTACCGAAAATATAAAAACTTTAGAAAAAAATTTAGATACATATGATGTATTTATGTGGGATGCTAAAGCATAG
- a CDS encoding glycine betaine ABC transporter substrate-binding protein, with protein MNFIQYIINNQEQVTKLLLEHIYLTLISVGLAVLIGVPIGILISYVKSLNKPILGIANIMQAIPSMALLGFMIPFLGIGTVPAVTAVVLYSLLPIIKNTYIGIDNINPQTIEAAKGIGLTKSQILVKIQIPLALPVIMAGVRISAVTAVGFMTVAAFIGAGGLGFLVFSGIRLIDNAQILAGAVPACLLALTVDFIAATIEKLVTPISLQKNVTKKDRKRQKFILGIFGIIITLLLGNSLLKNTGVSEKIIVIGSKDYTEQQIVGNLMSEMIEKNTDIKVERKMALGGGQICYSAIQTGEIDLYMEYSGVAYVNYFNHPATNDLRKIYDTLKKDFKEKNNIEIFKEMTFNNTYTLSVTEETAKRYNLEKISDLVNIAPKLKSGTSFEFMNREDGLVGMEKVYGLRFGEKIAIDGSPKYIALLNKNVDVIDAFSTDGLLKKFNLKVLEDDRNFFPPYNGIPLVRTEIYEKYPEIQPLLEKLGTALTNEVMIELNYRVDELGEKPEDVARDFLLKNGFIK; from the coding sequence ATGAATTTTATACAGTATATAATTAATAATCAAGAACAGGTGACAAAACTCTTATTAGAACATATTTATTTAACATTAATTTCTGTAGGATTAGCAGTCTTAATTGGAGTACCAATAGGAATATTAATTTCTTATGTGAAATCTTTAAATAAACCTATATTAGGAATAGCAAATATAATGCAAGCTATACCTAGTATGGCACTGTTAGGATTCATGATACCATTTTTAGGGATAGGAACTGTACCAGCAGTTACAGCTGTAGTTCTTTATTCTTTACTTCCTATTATAAAAAATACATATATAGGGATAGATAATATAAATCCTCAAACTATTGAGGCAGCTAAAGGGATAGGACTTACAAAATCTCAAATACTTGTAAAAATACAAATTCCACTAGCTTTACCTGTTATAATGGCTGGTGTAAGAATATCAGCAGTTACAGCTGTAGGATTTATGACAGTAGCTGCTTTTATAGGAGCTGGTGGACTTGGTTTTTTAGTATTTTCAGGAATAAGACTTATAGATAATGCTCAAATTTTAGCTGGAGCAGTGCCAGCATGTTTATTGGCTTTAACTGTAGATTTTATAGCAGCTACAATAGAAAAATTAGTTACTCCTATCAGTTTACAAAAAAATGTAACTAAGAAAGATAGAAAAAGACAAAAATTTATTCTTGGAATTTTTGGAATTATAATAACCTTACTTTTAGGAAATAGTTTGTTAAAAAATACAGGAGTATCAGAAAAAATTATTGTAATAGGGTCTAAGGATTATACAGAACAACAAATAGTAGGAAATTTAATGTCAGAAATGATAGAAAAAAATACTGACATTAAAGTAGAAAGAAAAATGGCATTAGGTGGAGGTCAAATTTGTTATTCAGCTATACAAACAGGAGAAATTGATTTATATATGGAATATTCAGGAGTAGCCTATGTAAATTATTTTAATCATCCAGCTACAAATGATTTAAGAAAAATATATGATACTTTAAAAAAAGATTTTAAAGAAAAAAATAATATAGAAATATTTAAAGAGATGACATTTAATAATACATATACTCTTAGTGTTACAGAAGAAACAGCTAAGAGATATAATCTTGAAAAAATAAGCGATTTAGTTAATATAGCTCCTAAATTAAAATCAGGAACTAGTTTTGAATTTATGAATAGAGAAGATGGATTAGTCGGAATGGAAAAAGTATATGGATTGAGATTTGGAGAAAAAATAGCAATAGATGGGTCTCCTAAATACATAGCTCTTTTAAATAAAAATGTTGATGTAATTGATGCTTTTTCAACAGATGGATTATTAAAGAAATTTAATCTTAAAGTATTAGAAGATGATAGAAACTTTTTTCCACCATATAATGGGATACCTTTAGTTAGAACTGAAATTTATGAAAAATATCCAGAAATTCAACCTTTATTGGAAAAATTAGGAACAGCTTTAACGAATGAGGTTATGATAGAATTAAATTATAGAGTTGATGAATTAGGAGAAAAACCAGAAGATGTTGCAAGAGATTTCTTGTTAAAAAATGGTTTTATAAAATAA
- a CDS encoding MBL fold metallo-hydrolase, translating to MVELIYENPKIYRIFVPLPENPLKLLNSYVIITENRNLIIDTGFKREECLKALLGGLKELKLELEKTDIFLTHLHSDHCGLINKLTTDNNKVYMSEIDYDYLIGNLIGDNWKKIEERFKEEGFPNDIAFRLKESNHAKRFAPDKIFEVIKLKNEDKIQIGDTELIGIHTPGHTPGHMCLYIPKEKILFSGDHVLFDITPNITSWLEKKDSLGDYIESLKKIKKLDIKTTFPGHREIGISIYDRIDSILNHHKERLEELLEVLSKKDSQTAYEIASQMTWNTRGKGWNEFPDNQKWFATGETMSHLDYLYCRNKIEKILDKDNFYKYSIK from the coding sequence ATGGTAGAATTAATTTATGAAAATCCAAAAATTTATAGAATTTTTGTTCCTCTTCCTGAAAATCCTCTTAAACTTTTAAATTCTTATGTAATCATAACTGAAAATAGAAATTTAATTATTGATACTGGATTTAAAAGAGAAGAATGTTTAAAAGCTTTATTAGGAGGTTTAAAGGAACTAAAGCTTGAACTAGAGAAAACAGATATATTTTTAACTCATCTTCATTCAGACCACTGTGGATTAATTAATAAATTAACAACAGATAATAATAAAGTTTATATGAGTGAAATTGATTATGATTATCTTATAGGAAATTTAATAGGAGATAATTGGAAAAAAATAGAAGAGAGATTTAAAGAAGAAGGATTTCCAAATGACATAGCTTTTAGATTGAAAGAGAGTAATCATGCTAAAAGATTTGCTCCTGATAAAATCTTTGAAGTTATAAAATTAAAAAATGAGGATAAAATACAAATAGGAGATACAGAATTAATAGGGATTCACACTCCAGGACATACTCCAGGTCATATGTGTCTTTATATTCCAAAAGAAAAAATTCTTTTTTCAGGAGACCATGTTCTTTTTGATATAACTCCTAATATAACTTCATGGTTAGAGAAAAAAGATTCTTTAGGGGATTATATTGAAAGTTTAAAAAAGATAAAAAAATTAGATATAAAAACTACATTTCCAGGACACAGAGAAATAGGAATTTCTATATATGATAGAATTGATAGTATTTTAAATCACCATAAAGAAAGGTTAGAGGAATTATTAGAGGTCCTTTCTAAAAAAGATTCTCAAACAGCCTATGAGATAGCTTCTCAAATGACATGGAATACCAGAGGAAAAGGTTGGAATGAATTTCCTGATAATCAAAAATGGTTTGCTACAGGAGAAACTATGTCACATTTAGATTATTTATATTGTAGAAATAAGATAGAAAAAATTTTAGATAAAGATAATTTTTATAAGTATTCTATAAAATAA